One part of the Bdellovibrio bacteriovorus genome encodes these proteins:
- the tsaA gene encoding tRNA (N6-threonylcarbamoyladenosine(37)-N6)-methyltransferase TrmO — protein MATEIKLTAIGTFKSPQVHPYEAGRQPDEFHSQGVIELEAGHNFEQALTGLEGCERIWVVFLFHHNDHWSPMVLPPRGGNTKQGVFATRSPYRPNPVGMSCVKVKSIDKLKIHVEGADLLHGSPILDIKPYVAYADSFPGVEPGWLKNAERFTIDYSLEAKQELEWLELHNLHQLRGFLQHQLEFEPDNSRKKRVKPEGTGFVIAYRTWRAQFEIQGQHVSILKIFSGYSAEDLATPEDVYQDKALHRNFQKNFPGKT, from the coding sequence ATGGCGACTGAAATAAAACTCACAGCCATTGGCACCTTCAAAAGTCCCCAGGTGCATCCTTACGAAGCTGGACGCCAGCCTGATGAGTTTCACTCGCAAGGTGTGATTGAACTTGAAGCCGGTCACAACTTTGAACAGGCGCTGACCGGACTTGAGGGCTGTGAGCGCATCTGGGTGGTGTTCTTGTTTCATCATAACGACCACTGGAGTCCGATGGTGCTGCCCCCGCGCGGTGGCAATACCAAACAAGGCGTCTTTGCGACCCGGTCCCCCTATCGGCCCAATCCCGTGGGTATGAGCTGCGTAAAGGTGAAGTCCATCGATAAGCTGAAGATTCATGTCGAGGGCGCGGACCTTTTGCATGGCAGTCCGATTTTGGATATCAAACCTTATGTGGCCTATGCGGATTCATTCCCCGGTGTGGAGCCGGGGTGGCTGAAAAATGCCGAACGCTTCACGATTGATTATTCGCTGGAAGCCAAACAGGAACTGGAATGGCTGGAGCTGCATAATCTTCATCAACTGCGCGGATTTTTGCAGCATCAACTGGAATTCGAACCGGACAATTCCCGAAAGAAGCGCGTAAAACCCGAAGGCACTGGCTTTGTGATTGCCTATCGGACATGGCGCGCGCAGTTTGAAATTCAAGGACAGCACGTAAGCATCCTGAAAATCTTTTCCGGATACAGCGCTGAAGATCTTGCCACACCTGAAGATGTCTATCAGGACAAAGCCCTGCACCGTAATTTTCAAAAGAATTTTCCGGGAAAAACTTAA
- the crtY gene encoding lycopene beta-cyclase CrtY: protein MFGQTEDNIWDCLIVGGGLAGGLLLQALRTEQPALKVLLLERGTSLGGNHTWSFHGSDVPPQAKWLTPLVSKSWPAYEVRFPKYKRKIESVYCSIRAEDFHQRLLRHHADQIRLGTSVQEVRRDSVTLQDGRVFKARQVIDARGWPKKEALRGYQKFVGLDVKLAKPHGLDHVILKDALVPQTDGYRFFYTLPWSPTELLVEDTYYSNSPDLNVDQLQQEIMKYIATKGWEVESVIRREIGCLPLDLYGSAVSMTGNGPLQLGAASGVYQPVTGYTFPQTVACVQALAESSLDNWGAVLSQMQQRYNQQARYLRVLNRMMFLAAEPEKRYVILERFYQFSEPLIERFYQGRLHRGDQLRILCGKPPVSVWRALKSLF from the coding sequence ATGTTTGGTCAGACAGAAGATAATATTTGGGATTGCCTTATCGTAGGCGGAGGTCTGGCCGGTGGTTTGCTGTTGCAAGCATTGCGTACAGAGCAACCAGCATTGAAAGTCTTGCTGCTGGAGCGGGGCACCAGTTTGGGAGGAAATCATACCTGGAGCTTCCATGGCTCCGATGTTCCACCCCAGGCAAAATGGCTTACGCCCTTGGTATCGAAATCCTGGCCGGCTTATGAAGTCCGTTTTCCAAAATATAAAAGAAAAATAGAAAGTGTCTATTGCTCCATCAGGGCGGAAGACTTCCATCAACGACTGCTGCGGCACCATGCAGATCAAATTCGTCTTGGAACCTCTGTTCAGGAGGTTCGGCGAGATTCCGTGACCCTGCAGGACGGCAGGGTTTTTAAAGCCCGACAAGTCATCGATGCTCGAGGCTGGCCCAAGAAGGAAGCCCTTCGCGGTTACCAGAAGTTCGTGGGCCTGGATGTGAAGTTGGCAAAGCCTCATGGGCTTGATCATGTGATTCTGAAGGATGCCTTGGTTCCCCAGACGGATGGATACCGTTTTTTCTACACTCTGCCGTGGAGTCCGACGGAGCTGCTTGTGGAAGACACTTATTATTCAAATTCTCCGGATTTGAATGTGGATCAGCTTCAACAGGAAATCATGAAGTACATTGCCACCAAGGGGTGGGAAGTTGAATCGGTGATACGCCGGGAGATCGGTTGTTTACCACTGGATTTATACGGCTCTGCCGTTTCCATGACGGGGAACGGGCCTTTGCAGTTGGGGGCGGCCTCCGGTGTTTATCAGCCGGTGACGGGATACACATTTCCACAGACTGTGGCATGTGTGCAGGCTTTGGCTGAAAGTTCTTTGGATAATTGGGGAGCGGTGCTTTCGCAAATGCAACAAAGATACAATCAACAGGCCCGCTATCTTCGTGTTCTGAATCGGATGATGTTCCTGGCGGCGGAGCCAGAAAAAAGATATGTGATTCTTGAAAGATTTTACCAGTTTTCAGAGCCCTTGATCGAGCGCTTCTATCAGGGGCGGCTGCATCGCGGTGATCAACTGCGTATCTTGTGTGGAAAGCCGCCGGTTTCTGTATGGCGTGCGCTTAAAAGTCTTTTCTAG
- a CDS encoding ABC transporter ATP-binding protein, with amino-acid sequence MTSPLLSITNLRKSYGAKVALHNVGFSVEPAQIVALLGPNGAGKSTTLKILLGLRSADQGVIEKPDKSLIGYSGQEISFPAHLKTVEVLRLVKAHYDRGPSVEHMATHFSLHSFLHRQMGGLSGGEKRRVSLACALLGAPHLLVLDEPTAGLDVESRIHLWQEIRDFAADGGAVLLSTHDLNEVSQVAHRVVIIDHGTVLFDGPTNEITRSLKFRTIKFRSPRKPLSSLIEDCTTEGDNHRILTQHPEELLKEFFENSFPLEDLEVSTATLEEAFIHLRKKHHEKTP; translated from the coding sequence ATGACCTCTCCTCTGCTGTCTATAACGAACCTTCGTAAAAGTTACGGCGCCAAGGTCGCCTTGCACAATGTGGGTTTTTCTGTCGAGCCCGCTCAGATTGTCGCTCTTTTGGGGCCTAATGGTGCTGGCAAAAGCACGACATTAAAGATTCTGCTGGGCCTAAGAAGCGCTGATCAAGGCGTCATCGAAAAGCCTGACAAGTCCCTGATTGGTTACTCGGGGCAGGAAATTTCCTTTCCCGCCCATTTAAAAACTGTCGAAGTCCTTCGTCTGGTAAAGGCGCACTATGACCGAGGCCCCTCGGTTGAACACATGGCAACCCACTTCAGTCTGCATTCATTCCTGCATCGTCAGATGGGGGGCCTGAGCGGCGGGGAAAAGCGCCGGGTTTCTTTGGCCTGTGCCCTGCTGGGAGCACCCCATTTGCTTGTGCTGGATGAACCCACTGCAGGGCTGGATGTGGAGTCCCGCATTCACCTGTGGCAGGAGATCCGTGATTTCGCCGCAGATGGCGGCGCCGTCCTGCTTTCCACCCACGACCTGAATGAAGTCTCTCAAGTCGCGCACCGGGTCGTCATCATCGATCACGGAACCGTGCTGTTTGATGGCCCCACCAATGAAATCACGCGCAGCCTGAAATTCAGAACCATCAAGTTTCGCAGTCCCAGAAAACCGCTGTCCTCTTTGATCGAGGATTGCACCACCGAAGGTGACAACCATCGTATTCTGACCCAGCACCCTGAAGAGCTTTTAAAAGAGTTCTTTGAAAACAGCTTCCCGCTTGAAGATCTGGAAGTTTCAACGGCGACCCTGGAAGAGGCCTTCATTCACTTAAGAAAGAAGCATCATGAAAAGACACCTTAA
- a CDS encoding sterol desaturase family protein, with product MNHFEKYESYIPFDLLVPQNFLIATLALTLVVLVRYLALTACFYAAFYKKNWPWAQRRQIYPVLPDKKMQLFEIKWSIISSGIFGLGGVLLGVLWQSGWARFYLPLNEYGWTYLVISGFLLSLLHDFYFYVTHRLLHIPWLYRRFHSVHHASLQPSPWASFSFHPVESIIEALPLPLILLFLPLHPLVLLVYLTLMTVSAIINHLGFEVLPRGSAVHPVGKWLISGTHHSAHHRYYKYNFGLFYTFWDHLLKTQHPAYETQFRKNTGEWDQSK from the coding sequence ATGAACCACTTTGAGAAGTATGAATCCTACATCCCCTTCGATCTTCTGGTGCCACAAAATTTCCTGATTGCCACGTTGGCACTGACATTGGTGGTTTTGGTTCGATATCTGGCTTTGACAGCCTGCTTCTATGCAGCCTTTTACAAGAAAAACTGGCCGTGGGCACAGCGTCGCCAGATCTATCCCGTTTTGCCCGATAAAAAAATGCAACTTTTTGAAATCAAATGGTCCATCATAAGCTCGGGGATATTCGGACTGGGCGGAGTTCTACTGGGCGTATTATGGCAAAGTGGATGGGCTCGCTTCTATCTGCCGCTCAATGAATACGGCTGGACCTATCTGGTGATCAGTGGTTTCCTGCTTTCGCTGCTCCATGACTTTTACTTTTATGTGACCCACAGGCTTTTGCATATCCCATGGCTGTACCGTCGCTTCCACTCTGTTCACCATGCTTCGTTGCAGCCTTCTCCCTGGGCTTCTTTTTCGTTCCATCCCGTGGAGTCCATCATCGAAGCCCTGCCGCTGCCTTTGATTCTGCTTTTCCTGCCGCTGCATCCCTTGGTTTTGCTGGTTTATCTGACCCTGATGACAGTATCGGCCATCATCAATCATCTGGGCTTTGAAGTTCTGCCGCGCGGGTCGGCCGTTCATCCCGTTGGCAAATGGCTGATCTCAGGGACTCATCATTCTGCCCACCACCGTTATTACAAATACAACTTTGGCCTTTTTTACACTTTTTGGGATCACCTGTTAAAGACCCAGCATCCCGCCTATGAAACTCAGTTTCGCAAAAATACAGGCGAATGGGATCAAAGCAAATGA
- a CDS encoding RNA methyltransferase, with amino-acid sequence MNLSIQDKKSLEEIHQLFLKLEKSSGDFSFSETELKKLKTLISALSVCENPDVSRLAPLEKHLTPGMTLKHFVSYAIPFERLLHKNLQDDEFLVVENDREQAESKLPLVFVLDNIRSAFNVGSIFRTAECLGAEKIYLCGYTPLPTQWKVEKTAMGTQEYLSWEEAPKLLECLEELKDEGYRIVALETAASASDLFEKFESEPTAFVLGNERFGLDPEVLKIIDEVRIIPLRGRKNSLNVGVTAAVAGFEWMRQWRLK; translated from the coding sequence ATGAATCTTTCCATTCAGGATAAAAAATCCCTCGAAGAAATCCATCAGCTTTTTCTGAAGCTGGAGAAATCCTCGGGGGATTTTTCTTTTTCCGAGACAGAACTAAAAAAACTGAAAACTCTAATTTCGGCTTTGTCTGTTTGTGAGAATCCTGATGTTTCCCGCCTAGCGCCCTTGGAAAAGCACCTGACCCCGGGCATGACACTGAAACACTTTGTCAGCTATGCCATCCCTTTTGAGCGCCTTTTACATAAAAACCTGCAGGACGATGAATTCTTAGTGGTTGAAAACGACCGCGAACAGGCTGAAAGCAAATTACCGCTGGTGTTTGTTCTGGATAACATCCGTTCCGCCTTCAATGTTGGATCGATCTTCCGCACCGCCGAGTGCCTGGGGGCTGAAAAGATTTATCTTTGTGGCTACACCCCGCTTCCGACCCAATGGAAGGTCGAAAAGACCGCCATGGGGACTCAAGAGTATCTGTCTTGGGAAGAAGCTCCCAAACTGCTGGAGTGTTTGGAAGAGCTGAAAGACGAAGGCTACCGGATTGTCGCTTTAGAGACCGCGGCCAGCGCTTCAGATCTGTTTGAAAAGTTTGAATCTGAACCCACAGCCTTTGTTTTGGGAAATGAACGCTTCGGTCTTGATCCGGAAGTTTTAAAGATCATCGACGAAGTCCGTATCATCCCTTTGCGTGGGCGCAAAAACTCCCTGAACGTCGGCGTCACTGCGGCGGTGGCAGGCTTTGAATGGATGAGACAATGGCGACTGAAATAA
- a CDS encoding carbonic anhydrase yields the protein MQSNLIIGLLALNLTACASFTSHREPNQETKVTLKDGKGGVKEAPAQATSTGGEKEMTRVEVGSDAEAQAHATEVKEAVAAAAQHIQDTHGKAPREAGPVPAEKAYGWLKNGNTRFVRGTFRNDGASAADRRRVSALQRPHSVIYTCSDSRVSPEIVFDQKLGEIYVVRTGELILDKNVQESLEYSVGTLGTNLVVIMGSDSCGDLTAAEGLANELLERSAILRDAVASGDVKVVKAVYHLEAGNVEFR from the coding sequence ATGCAATCCAATCTCATCATCGGGCTTCTTGCTCTGAACCTTACAGCCTGTGCATCTTTCACCAGCCATCGCGAACCCAATCAGGAAACGAAAGTAACCCTGAAAGACGGCAAAGGCGGCGTTAAAGAAGCCCCTGCTCAAGCCACCAGCACTGGCGGCGAAAAAGAAATGACCCGCGTTGAGGTTGGCAGCGATGCTGAAGCACAAGCCCACGCCACGGAAGTGAAAGAGGCCGTAGCCGCTGCTGCCCAACACATTCAAGACACCCATGGAAAAGCACCCCGTGAGGCCGGACCAGTGCCTGCGGAAAAAGCATATGGCTGGCTTAAAAACGGCAACACCCGTTTTGTGCGCGGCACCTTCCGTAATGACGGTGCCTCGGCTGCCGACCGCCGCCGTGTGAGCGCATTGCAGCGCCCGCATTCGGTTATTTACACTTGCAGCGATTCCCGCGTTTCGCCTGAAATCGTATTTGACCAGAAATTGGGGGAAATCTATGTCGTTCGCACGGGCGAGCTGATCCTGGATAAAAACGTTCAGGAAAGTCTTGAATATTCCGTAGGCACACTGGGCACGAATCTAGTGGTGATCATGGGCTCGGACTCTTGCGGTGACCTGACAGCAGCGGAAGGCCTTGCCAATGAACTGCTAGAACGCTCTGCAATCCTGCGTGACGCTGTGGCCTCGGGTGATGTAAAGGTAGTGAAGGCTGTCTACCATCTGGAAGCTGGAAATGTGGAGTTTCGATAA
- a CDS encoding phytoene desaturase: MPMNKKVAVIGSGFGGLSAAIRLQAAGFQVRIFEKRDMPGGRAYVYRDKGFTFDAGPTVITAPECLEELFALKNKKMSDYVEMIPVSPFYRLLWDDGYKFDYSNNTQELYSQIKKKSPEDAKGYEKFLKYSEEVFNEGYTKLVATPFLHLWSMVKVSPQLLRLGAYRSVYSVVSKYVKDDHLRQAFSFHSLLVGGNPYSTSAIYTLIHFLERNWGVFFPRGGTGALVQALVQYFTEMGGEIRCQSEIAQILTTRGRVTGVQTVQGEVWNCDAVVSNGDIVHTYRDLLGKEPLAAKKSKEMQNKDFSMSLFLIYFGTRKKYPNLAHHNVLFGPRYKGLLEDIFSNGTLPDDFSLYLHVPSLTDPNLAPEGHECFYVLAPVAHLGKMNIDWKKEGPVYAEKILKYMEEKYMPGLRENIVTQRIFTPEDFSTELNSFHGSAFSLEPKLTQSAYFRQHNKDSQIQGLYFVGAGTHPGVPGVVNSGKATAGLVVEDLN, from the coding sequence ATGCCTATGAATAAAAAAGTTGCCGTGATCGGAAGTGGATTCGGCGGATTGAGTGCTGCCATTCGACTTCAGGCTGCAGGTTTTCAAGTTCGAATTTTTGAAAAGCGCGATATGCCGGGGGGACGGGCTTATGTTTATCGGGACAAAGGTTTCACCTTTGATGCCGGCCCCACGGTGATCACAGCCCCTGAGTGTCTGGAAGAGCTTTTTGCCCTAAAAAACAAAAAGATGTCCGACTATGTCGAGATGATCCCCGTATCGCCTTTTTATCGTCTGCTCTGGGATGACGGGTATAAGTTCGACTACAGCAACAACACCCAGGAGCTGTACTCTCAAATTAAAAAGAAATCCCCCGAAGACGCCAAAGGCTATGAAAAATTTCTGAAGTATTCAGAAGAGGTCTTTAACGAGGGGTACACGAAACTGGTGGCGACACCTTTTTTGCATCTTTGGAGCATGGTGAAAGTTTCCCCGCAGCTTCTGCGTCTGGGGGCTTATCGCAGCGTCTATTCCGTGGTTTCAAAGTACGTCAAAGATGATCATTTGCGCCAGGCGTTTTCTTTTCACTCTTTGCTGGTGGGCGGAAACCCCTATAGCACGTCTGCCATTTACACCTTGATTCACTTCCTGGAACGCAATTGGGGTGTTTTCTTTCCACGCGGCGGAACCGGGGCCCTGGTGCAGGCTTTGGTTCAGTACTTCACCGAAATGGGCGGAGAAATCCGTTGCCAAAGCGAGATCGCACAAATCCTCACCACCCGTGGCAGAGTGACCGGGGTGCAAACGGTTCAGGGCGAAGTCTGGAACTGTGATGCCGTGGTCAGCAATGGCGATATTGTTCACACCTACCGTGACCTGCTGGGGAAGGAGCCCCTGGCGGCAAAGAAATCAAAGGAAATGCAAAACAAAGACTTCAGCATGAGTCTTTTCCTAATCTACTTCGGGACCAGAAAAAAGTATCCGAATCTGGCGCATCATAACGTTTTATTCGGTCCTCGCTATAAAGGTCTTCTTGAGGATATTTTCAGTAACGGCACACTTCCGGATGATTTTTCGCTTTATTTGCATGTGCCCAGCCTGACGGATCCGAATCTGGCTCCGGAAGGGCATGAGTGTTTCTATGTTCTGGCTCCGGTGGCTCACCTGGGTAAAATGAACATCGACTGGAAAAAGGAAGGGCCGGTTTACGCAGAAAAGATCCTGAAATACATGGAAGAAAAATACATGCCGGGTCTAAGAGAAAATATTGTCACCCAGAGAATTTTCACACCTGAAGACTTCTCAACCGAACTGAATTCCTTCCATGGTTCGGCGTTTTCTCTGGAGCCGAAGCTGACTCAAAGTGCATACTTCCGCCAGCACAACAAAGACTCCCAGATTCAGGGATTGTACTTTGTGGGGGCGGGAACTCATCCGGGGGTGCCGGGGGTTGTGAACTCTGGCAAAGCCACTGCGGGCCTGGTCGTCGAGGATCTTAATTGA
- a CDS encoding phytoene/squalene synthase family protein encodes MDQASDLDLHRESIQKGSKSFAVASLFFSKQQKIAAWKLYSWCRYCDDQIDEASVDQAPRRLQELLCLTKSLPAIKAGLPFQFRGLAEILSGNNIPVQYPLDLLRGMEMDVKNRRYRNLQELEDYCYCVAGVVGLMMCHIMGVRSDQALKYAVSMGSAMQLTNICRDIREDAERGRCYLPQDWLQQAGITESTMFLPEHRKSLVGIQERLLQRADELYREGFAGLRFLSLRSCWAVLIAAKVYSHIGELIRRDSDRGLTRRIYVSVWKKIILIVSTVKYLGPQVWWALRSRESVRLPLRIWSVK; translated from the coding sequence ATGGATCAGGCCTCTGATTTGGATCTGCACAGGGAGTCGATTCAAAAAGGCTCCAAAAGTTTTGCGGTGGCCTCGCTGTTTTTTTCCAAACAGCAAAAAATTGCCGCGTGGAAGCTTTATTCCTGGTGCCGGTATTGTGATGACCAGATTGATGAGGCCTCGGTGGATCAGGCTCCGCGGCGGCTGCAGGAGCTGCTTTGTCTGACAAAATCCCTGCCGGCGATCAAAGCGGGACTGCCTTTTCAGTTTCGTGGGCTGGCCGAAATCCTGTCCGGCAATAACATTCCTGTTCAGTACCCTTTGGATTTGTTGCGGGGAATGGAAATGGATGTGAAGAACCGCCGTTACCGTAACTTGCAGGAGTTGGAAGATTACTGCTACTGCGTCGCCGGAGTTGTGGGACTGATGATGTGTCACATCATGGGGGTTCGTTCTGACCAGGCTTTGAAATATGCAGTCTCTATGGGGAGCGCCATGCAGTTGACGAACATCTGTCGCGACATTCGCGAGGATGCTGAACGCGGACGCTGTTATCTGCCTCAGGATTGGTTGCAGCAGGCCGGTATCACCGAGTCGACAATGTTCCTGCCTGAGCACCGCAAGTCTCTGGTGGGTATTCAGGAGCGCCTGCTGCAAAGGGCCGATGAGCTGTACCGCGAAGGGTTTGCGGGACTTCGTTTTTTATCACTCCGTTCTTGCTGGGCGGTTTTGATTGCGGCTAAAGTGTACTCTCATATTGGCGAGCTGATACGCAGGGATTCTGACCGCGGTCTGACCCGGCGAATTTATGTGAGTGTTTGGAAGAAGATAATTTTGATCGTTTCGACCGTAAAGTATCTGGGCCCCCAGGTCTGGTGGGCGTTGAGGTCGAGGGAAAGTGTGCGTTTGCCACTAAGAATTTGGAGTGTAAAGTGA
- the metG gene encoding methionine--tRNA ligase → MNDKRKILITCALPYANGYIHLGHLVEYLQADFWARFQNMRGNECVFICADDTHGTPIMVKARELGITPEALIAQSYKEHTQDFADFQVQFSHFGSTNSEENRLLCEYFYKKMQEGNHTRSQPIQQMYCNHDKMFLPDRFVKGTCPKCGAKEQYGDSCDVCASTYSPSDMKDVHCSLCGTAPVMKDSESIFFKLNDFKQYLEEWIPKHCSPEISKKMLEWFNEDLKDLDISRDEPYFGFAIPGTNNKKFFYVWVDAPMGYMSTTEQWAKSQGKTLKDIWQDPNREIYHFIGKDIARFHTIFWPAFLKAAEFRSPNQVFVHGHLMVNGEKMSKSKGTFIAARTYLNHLNPEYLRYYYSTKLSSSVDDIDLNLEDFTNRVNSELVGKITNLGSRGGQMLKKKMDGKMSVPDAEGKKLIEHAQKTAESIAAHYEARDFAKALGEIRGLADDANKYFDEKAPWKTLEADPEGTKQVITTTLNMFRLLAIYLKPILPFYSQKVAKLLGEKDYVWSDLNTVLTNREINDYEHLATRIEADKVKAMVEEGRKINEEIQAAKKAASTAKPAAAPVATVPTAADRPAEIEFADFDKVDLRIGQVIEAEEIKEADKLLRLKIDIGEGQIRQIISGIKAAYKPEQLVGRKVLVCVNLKPRKMKFGMSEGMVLAAGTGGSDLFVLSADDGAQVGQRVK, encoded by the coding sequence ATGAACGACAAACGCAAGATTCTGATCACCTGTGCTCTTCCCTACGCAAACGGATACATTCACCTCGGTCACCTGGTGGAGTATCTTCAGGCCGACTTCTGGGCCCGTTTTCAGAATATGCGTGGCAATGAATGCGTCTTCATTTGTGCGGATGACACTCACGGCACCCCGATCATGGTGAAAGCCCGCGAACTGGGTATCACTCCGGAAGCACTGATCGCTCAAAGTTATAAAGAACACACACAGGACTTTGCGGATTTCCAGGTTCAGTTCTCGCACTTTGGTTCGACCAATTCAGAAGAAAACCGTCTGCTTTGTGAGTACTTCTATAAAAAAATGCAGGAAGGCAATCACACCCGCAGTCAGCCAATCCAGCAGATGTATTGCAATCACGACAAGATGTTCCTGCCGGACCGTTTTGTAAAAGGCACGTGCCCTAAGTGCGGCGCCAAAGAACAGTACGGTGATTCCTGCGATGTGTGCGCTTCAACTTATTCTCCGAGCGACATGAAAGATGTGCACTGTTCTCTTTGCGGGACGGCTCCGGTCATGAAAGATTCTGAGAGCATCTTCTTCAAACTGAACGACTTCAAACAGTACCTTGAAGAATGGATCCCCAAACACTGCTCCCCTGAAATTTCCAAAAAGATGCTGGAATGGTTCAACGAGGACCTGAAGGATCTGGATATTTCCCGCGATGAGCCTTATTTCGGCTTCGCAATTCCAGGCACGAACAATAAAAAATTCTTCTATGTGTGGGTGGATGCTCCGATGGGTTATATGTCCACCACCGAGCAATGGGCGAAATCCCAGGGTAAAACCCTGAAGGACATCTGGCAGGATCCAAACCGTGAAATTTACCATTTCATCGGTAAAGACATCGCAAGATTCCATACGATCTTCTGGCCGGCATTCCTGAAGGCTGCGGAATTCCGCTCGCCTAACCAGGTGTTCGTGCACGGTCACTTGATGGTCAATGGTGAAAAGATGTCCAAGTCCAAAGGGACCTTCATCGCCGCAAGAACATATCTGAACCATCTGAACCCGGAATATCTTCGCTATTACTACTCCACGAAACTCAGCAGCTCTGTGGATGATATCGATTTGAATCTGGAAGATTTCACCAACCGTGTGAATTCTGAGCTTGTGGGTAAAATCACAAACCTGGGCTCCCGTGGCGGCCAGATGCTGAAAAAGAAAATGGACGGCAAAATGAGCGTGCCGGATGCGGAAGGTAAAAAGCTGATTGAGCACGCCCAGAAAACGGCTGAATCCATCGCCGCTCACTATGAGGCCCGCGACTTTGCCAAAGCACTGGGTGAAATCCGTGGCTTGGCGGATGACGCCAACAAGTACTTTGACGAAAAAGCCCCTTGGAAAACCCTGGAAGCTGATCCAGAGGGTACCAAGCAGGTGATCACCACCACTCTGAACATGTTCCGTTTGCTGGCGATCTACCTGAAGCCGATCTTGCCTTTCTATAGCCAGAAAGTGGCAAAACTTTTGGGCGAAAAAGACTATGTGTGGTCTGATCTGAACACGGTTCTTACCAACCGTGAGATCAATGACTATGAACATCTGGCAACTCGCATCGAGGCTGACAAAGTCAAAGCCATGGTCGAGGAAGGTCGCAAGATCAACGAAGAAATCCAGGCCGCAAAGAAAGCAGCCTCCACCGCTAAACCGGCGGCAGCCCCTGTGGCGACGGTGCCAACCGCAGCCGATCGTCCGGCTGAAATTGAATTTGCGGATTTCGACAAAGTGGATCTGCGTATCGGTCAGGTCATTGAAGCTGAAGAAATCAAAGAAGCTGACAAGCTTTTGCGCCTGAAGATCGATATCGGCGAAGGCCAGATCCGTCAGATCATTTCCGGCATCAAAGCGGCTTATAAACCGGAACAACTGGTAGGACGAAAAGTCCTGGTTTGCGTGAACTTGAAACCGCGCAAAATGAAGTTCGGAATGTCTGAGGGCATGGTGCTGGCAGCCGGAACCGGCGGCAGCGATCTGTTCGTACTTTCTGCCGACGACGGTGCCCAGGTCGGCCAGAGAGTGAAATAA
- a CDS encoding ABC transporter permease, with the protein MKRHLKLTLLHTYYQFLELIRQPMYLLSTLVFPAMFFWFFGVPNAQTEAAAAMLTGSFACFGVLGVVLFQFAIGIAQEKGTAWSHYLHILPLPHVLTFLPRVLNALFVSLLSILTVILVAVITTPLKWPEIPWLHFFITLMLSSIPFALLGACLGYSASGKSVVPLANLVYLPLSFAGGLWMPPQALPKVVQEISQYLPTRFMGEVVWAALLKQDTNSKYVWGLAIYAVLFFAGSLLLFRKTQEQEFR; encoded by the coding sequence ATGAAAAGACACCTTAAACTGACGCTGCTTCACACTTATTACCAGTTCTTGGAACTGATTCGTCAGCCCATGTACCTGCTGTCGACCCTGGTGTTTCCCGCGATGTTCTTCTGGTTCTTTGGAGTTCCAAACGCACAAACCGAGGCTGCCGCCGCCATGCTGACAGGCTCGTTTGCCTGCTTTGGCGTATTGGGAGTTGTACTTTTTCAATTTGCCATCGGCATCGCACAGGAAAAGGGCACGGCCTGGTCCCACTATCTGCACATTCTGCCTTTGCCTCATGTGCTGACTTTTTTACCCAGGGTTTTAAACGCCCTTTTTGTTTCGCTGCTATCCATTTTAACGGTGATTCTTGTCGCCGTGATCACGACACCTCTGAAGTGGCCGGAGATTCCGTGGCTGCACTTCTTCATCACTTTAATGCTGTCCTCGATCCCGTTTGCGCTGTTGGGCGCCTGCCTTGGATATTCTGCCAGCGGCAAGTCGGTGGTCCCCCTGGCCAATCTGGTTTATCTGCCACTTTCTTTCGCTGGCGGACTTTGGATGCCACCGCAGGCATTACCAAAAGTCGTTCAGGAAATATCTCAGTATCTGCCGACACGTTTTATGGGAGAAGTGGTCTGGGCTGCTTTGCTGAAGCAGGACACAAACAGCAAGTATGTCTGGGGTCTTGCTATTTATGCCGTGTTGTTTTTTGCGGGCTCTTTGCTGTTATTTAGAAAAACCCAAGAGCAAGAGTTTCGTTAA